A stretch of Sulfurimonas autotrophica DSM 16294 DNA encodes these proteins:
- the ilvC gene encoding ketol-acid reductoisomerase: MALNVYYDKDCNIDLIKAKKVAMIGFGSQGHAHAENLRDSGVEVVVGLRKGGSSWAKAEAKGFEVLTVAEATAKADVVMILLPDEDQARIYKEEIEPNLKAGDTIAFGHGFNIHYQSIIPATDINVTMIAPKAPGHTVRSEFVRGGGIPDLIAVGNNPSGNTKELALSYASAIGGGRTAIIETTFKDETETDLFGEQAVLCGGVTSLVQAGFETLTEAGYAPEMAYFECLHELKLIVDLMFEGGIADMRYSISNTAEYGDYVSGKRVINKESKEAMKEILKEIQDGRFAKDFILEGQAGYPRMNAERNNARASLIEQTGVKLREMMPWIAANKIVNTDKN, from the coding sequence ATGGCATTAAATGTTTACTATGATAAAGATTGTAATATTGACTTAATTAAAGCTAAAAAAGTAGCGATGATTGGATTTGGTTCTCAAGGACACGCACATGCGGAAAACTTAAGAGACAGTGGTGTTGAAGTTGTTGTTGGTCTTCGCAAAGGCGGATCAAGCTGGGCAAAAGCTGAAGCAAAAGGTTTTGAAGTTTTAACAGTTGCTGAAGCTACTGCAAAAGCTGATGTTGTAATGATTCTTCTTCCGGATGAAGATCAGGCAAGAATTTACAAAGAAGAGATTGAGCCAAACTTAAAAGCCGGTGATACTATTGCATTCGGTCATGGTTTCAACATTCACTATCAAAGCATTATTCCTGCTACAGATATCAATGTTACAATGATTGCACCAAAAGCACCTGGTCACACTGTACGTTCTGAATTTGTTCGTGGTGGTGGTATTCCTGATTTAATTGCTGTTGGAAACAATCCTAGCGGAAATACTAAAGAGTTAGCACTTTCATATGCATCTGCAATTGGTGGCGGTCGTACTGCTATCATTGAGACAACTTTCAAAGATGAAACAGAAACTGACCTTTTCGGAGAGCAGGCTGTTCTTTGTGGTGGTGTTACATCTTTAGTTCAAGCCGGATTCGAGACTTTAACTGAAGCTGGTTATGCTCCTGAAATGGCATACTTTGAGTGTCTTCATGAACTTAAACTTATCGTTGACTTGATGTTCGAGGGCGGTATTGCAGATATGAGATATTCTATCTCAAATACAGCTGAGTATGGTGACTATGTCTCCGGTAAACGTGTTATCAATAAAGAGTCTAAAGAAGCTATGAAAGAAATTCTTAAAGAGATTCAAGACGGTAGATTTGCAAAAGACTTTATCTTAGAAGGTCAAGCAGGTTACCCTCGTATGAATGCTGAAAGAAATAATGCACGTGCTTCATTAATTGAGCAGACTGGTGTGAAACTACGTGAAATGATGCCGTGGATTGCAGCAAACAAAATCGTTAACACTGATAAAAACTAA